A window of the Miscanthus floridulus cultivar M001 chromosome 14, ASM1932011v1, whole genome shotgun sequence genome harbors these coding sequences:
- the LOC136503794 gene encoding uncharacterized mitochondrial protein AtMg00810-like, with protein MAARFRMSDLGALTYYLGIEVRQGREELTLGQSMYASKLLERNGMAECKPCVTPMEERLKLVKASTAAKVDATLYRSIIGSLRYLVHTRPDIMFAVGYVSRFMEDPRKDHWATMKRLLRYIKGTMDHRIVFLKTGGSRL; from the coding sequence atggcggctcgtttccgaatgagcgatctcggggcgctcacctactacctcggcatcgaggtgagacaggggagggaggaactcacgctcgggcAGAGCATGTATGCCTCAAAGCTATTGGAGCGGaacggcatggctgagtgcaagccatgcgtgactccaatggaggagcggctaaagctggtgaaggccagcaccgcggcgaaggtggatgcaacactctaccgaagCATCATCGgcagtctgcgctacctagtccacacgaggccggacatcatgttcgccgtgggctatgttagtcgcttcatggaggatcccagaaaggatcactgggctacaatgaagcggctactacgctacATCAAAGGGACGATGGATCACAGGATCGTCTTTCTCaagaccggcgggagtaggctATAG